A genomic segment from Gadus morhua chromosome 4, gadMor3.0, whole genome shotgun sequence encodes:
- the LOC115543114 gene encoding uncharacterized protein LOC115543114, giving the protein MYMEECEIDYCDCVIAMVNLLYKKINSCHEEETQRRLIINSFNDNFNPFTGVLQWHIDGYDKLKPYGICISGCIDGFSRKMIWLNTHSTNSDPRLIAGYFIDSVMQHGRPLKVRLDHGTENTHIAAMQSFMHGSESGISPDCVTLGPSTGNQRIERWWCTLRSECTQFWMDHFDQLKADGLYDDSFIDKSLVQFCFQEVIQEELDEVAAIWNDHRIRASHNPRAPSGRPSMLYAVPNLYGAQNFVQPIDYTRIDLCLEDCSFKDYPCDEDLYHICIELMTEHNFLISSDIYQITDLYLKLRQLVHDGLSE; this is encoded by the exons ATGTATATGGAAGAATGTGAAATTGATTATTGTGATTGTGTTATTGCCATGGTGAATTTGTTATATAAAAAGATCAATTCATGTCATGAAGAAGAGACACAGCGTCGGCTGATAATTAATTCATTTAATGATAATTTCAACCCTTTTACAGGGGTGCTACAGTGGCACATAGATGGATATGACAAATTGAAGCCGTATGGGATATgcatcagtggttgcattgatGGGTTCTCGCGAAAGATGATCTGGCTAAACACCCACTCAACTAACAGTGACCCACGTCTTATAGCGGGGTATTTCATTGATTCAGTGATGCAGCATGGTCGCCCATTGAAAGTGAGATTGGATCACGggacggagaacacacacattgccgcaATGCAAAGTTTTATGCACGGCAGTGAAAGCGGCATTTCCCCAGACTGTGTCACTCTAGGTCCAAGCACGGGGAACCAACGTATTGAACGCTGGTGGTGTACGTTGCGGAGTGAGTGTACTCAGTTCTGGATGGACCATTTCGACCAGTTAAAGGCTGACGGTCTCTATGATGACAGCTTCATCGACAAGTCATTAGTCCAATTTTGCTTCCAGGAGGTGATACAG GAGGAACTTGATGAAGTTGCTGCTATCTGGAATGACCACCGCATAAGGGCATCTCACAATCCTAGGGCCCCAAGTGGTCGCCCATCCATGCTCTATGCTGTTCCCAACCTCTACGGGGCACAAAACTTTGTTCAGCCAATTGATTACACCAGGATTGACCTTTGTCTGGAGGACTGTTCTTTTAAAGACTATCCTTGTGATGAGGATTTGTATCACATTTGCATTGAACTGATGACAGAGCACAACTTCCTGATATCCAGTGACATCTATCAAATCACTGACCTTTACCTGAAACTTCGACAGTTGGTTCATGATGGGCTTAGCGAATaa